The following proteins are encoded in a genomic region of Streptococcus constellatus subsp. constellatus:
- a CDS encoding IS1182 family transposase produces the protein MHIHYNTNQTTLPLEISSFLPQDHLVFTIEKVVNALEDRHFHTFYHNFGRPSYHPKMLLAALLFAYSQGIFSGRKIEKMMIENLAMQYLTGQLVVSYRTINRFRVAEGMEELIRDLFIDLNLRLKMEELVTLDCLFIDGTKIEANANKYSFVWKKATDKFSVKLQEQIQVYFQEEITPLIHQAIRLDEEEPIASEQLIEFAQVLEEELEKLNQDIEETPVKGKDKRKTQRRKLKKVLRKVKDDFSVRAEKYEGYQETFEGRNSFSKTDTDATFMRMKEDHMKNGQLKAGYNLQIATENQFVLHYDVFSNPTDTKTLLPFLETYPHDLKTVVADAGYESEENLLRLDEKEVNHLIKYAMFDQEQKKGYKQSARNLANWYYDDKEDSYTHPDGWCYRFHHIKHQKTQTDFQQEIKVYYADEPKSAPQKGLYINERYQHLKAKECQALLSPEGRQIFNQRKIDVEPVFGQIKAYLGYKRCNLRGKRQVKIDMGLVLMANNLLKYNKRTTQT, from the coding sequence ATGCATATTCACTATAACACAAATCAAACAACTTTACCACTAGAAATCAGTTCTTTCTTGCCACAAGACCATCTCGTCTTTACTATTGAAAAAGTGGTGAATGCCTTGGAGGATCGTCACTTCCACACGTTCTATCATAACTTTGGTCGCCCGTCTTATCACCCTAAAATGCTTTTAGCCGCTCTACTATTTGCCTACTCGCAAGGGATTTTCTCTGGACGAAAAATCGAAAAAATGATGATTGAAAATCTGGCTATGCAATACCTAACAGGACAGTTGGTTGTCAGCTATCGCACCATCAATCGTTTTCGAGTCGCTGAAGGAATGGAAGAGCTCATTCGTGATCTTTTCATCGACCTCAATCTTCGTTTAAAAATGGAAGAGTTAGTGACCTTAGATTGTCTGTTTATTGACGGGACTAAGATTGAAGCCAACGCTAACAAGTATAGTTTCGTGTGGAAAAAGGCCACAGACAAGTTTTCCGTCAAACTTCAAGAACAGATACAGGTCTATTTTCAAGAAGAAATCACTCCCCTTATCCATCAGGCCATTAGGCTGGACGAAGAAGAACCGATTGCTTCAGAGCAGTTGATTGAATTCGCTCAAGTCCTCGAAGAAGAATTGGAAAAACTGAACCAAGACATTGAGGAGACACCCGTTAAAGGAAAGGATAAACGTAAAACTCAACGTCGGAAACTCAAGAAAGTCCTGCGTAAAGTCAAGGATGATTTTTCAGTACGTGCTGAAAAATATGAAGGCTACCAAGAGACATTTGAAGGGCGTAACAGCTTTTCCAAAACAGATACAGATGCCACTTTTATGCGGATGAAAGAAGACCACATGAAGAATGGTCAGCTCAAAGCTGGTTATAATCTTCAAATCGCTACTGAAAATCAATTTGTTCTTCATTATGATGTCTTCTCAAATCCGACAGATACCAAGACTCTCCTGCCATTCCTTGAAACCTATCCGCATGACTTGAAGACCGTTGTCGCAGATGCTGGATATGAAAGTGAAGAGAACCTCCTTCGTTTAGATGAAAAGGAGGTGAACCACCTGATTAAATATGCCATGTTTGATCAGGAACAGAAGAAAGGGTATAAACAGTCGGCTAGAAACTTAGCGAATTGGTACTATGATGACAAGGAGGATAGCTACACTCATCCTGATGGCTGGTGCTATCGTTTTCATCATATCAAACATCAGAAAACACAGACGGACTTTCAACAGGAAATCAAGGTTTACTACGCTGATGAACCTAAATCAGCCCCTCAAAAGGGACTATATATCAACGAACGTTATCAACACTTAAAAGCTAAAGAATGCCAAGCGCTTTTATCTCCCGAAGGTAGACAGATTTTCAATCAACGTAAGATTGATGTGGAACCTGTCTTTGGGCAGATAAAGGCTTATTTGGGTTACAAGAGATGTAACCTAAGAGGCAAGCGTCAGGTGAAAATTGACATGGGTTTAGTGCTCATGGCCAATAATCTCCTTAAATACAATAAGAGAACGACTCAAACTTAA
- a CDS encoding DUF536 domain-containing protein, with product MAIEKTVSELAEILGISRQAMNNRVKTLAPEDTDKNEKGVTVVTRSGLIKLEEIYKKTIFEDEPVSEDVKQRELMEILVDEKNAEIVRLYDQLKAKDVQLAKKDEQLRVKDVQIAEKDKQLDQQQQLTAKAMNERETLLLELDEAKEKVQAQEQKGFFARLFGR from the coding sequence ATGGCAATTGAAAAAACAGTCAGCGAGTTAGCCGAAATTTTAGGAATTAGCCGTCAGGCAATGAACAATCGAGTTAAAACTCTTGCACCCGAAGATACTGACAAAAATGAAAAAGGGGTCACTGTTGTAACGCGTAGCGGTTTGATAAAACTGGAGGAAATCTACAAAAAGACGATTTTTGAAGATGAACCAGTCAGCGAGGACGTGAAACAGCGTGAACTCATGGAAATTTTAGTAGATGAGAAAAATGCTGAAATCGTGCGCTTGTATGATCAGCTAAAAGCAAAAGATGTTCAATTGGCTAAAAAAGATGAGCAGTTGCGTGTGAAAGATGTTCAAATTGCTGAAAAAGATAAGCAATTAGATCAACAGCAACAACTGACTGCAAAGGCCATGAATGAACGTGAAACGTTGCTATTAGAATTAGACGAAGCTAAGGAAAAAGTACAAGCACAAGAACAAAAAGGCTTCTTTGCAAGATTATTTGGAAGATAA
- a CDS encoding CPBP family intramembrane glutamic endopeptidase — MWKKTIGYYVCIGCICLSYYSGLGLLFHLDFVRSLSDAWYYFWLAIATACHVALLTFVIYKHKEKLIIVKPQFKWSYIGYSVAGFVMNLLWNALATLIFPHGQNQNAINEVLQSIRGAALFWGMWIILGILTPIWEELIYRGVVMTALKRFQRFRLDLVVSASLFSMGHIVQFGWSTTDFILYFVPGLILGWVFRKTNRIYYSMATHVAWNSFLALLYTLSQR; from the coding sequence ATGTGGAAGAAGACAATAGGATATTATGTATGCATAGGCTGTATTTGCCTATCTTATTATTCTGGTTTAGGGCTTCTGTTTCATTTAGACTTCGTTAGAAGTTTATCAGATGCTTGGTATTATTTTTGGCTAGCAATTGCTACAGCTTGCCATGTGGCTTTATTGACTTTTGTCATTTATAAACATAAAGAAAAATTGATTATCGTTAAACCGCAATTCAAATGGTCTTATATAGGTTATAGTGTAGCAGGTTTCGTTATGAATTTGCTGTGGAATGCATTGGCGACACTGATCTTTCCGCATGGACAAAATCAAAATGCCATCAATGAAGTTTTGCAATCAATAAGAGGTGCTGCTTTATTTTGGGGGATGTGGATTATTCTGGGTATTCTGACCCCCATTTGGGAAGAATTGATTTATCGAGGCGTTGTCATGACAGCCTTAAAGAGATTTCAAAGGTTCCGTTTGGATTTAGTCGTTTCTGCTAGTCTATTTAGTATGGGTCATATTGTGCAGTTTGGCTGGTCAACGACAGATTTTATCTTATATTTTGTTCCCGGGCTCATTTTAGGTTGGGTCTTTAGGAAAACAAATAGGATCTACTATAGCATGGCAACTCATGTTGCATGGAATAGCTTTCTTGCTCTCTTATATACTCTTTCACAAAGATAG
- the tsaD gene encoding tRNA (adenosine(37)-N6)-threonylcarbamoyltransferase complex transferase subunit TsaD — MEDRYILAFETSCDETSVAVLKNETELLSNVIASQIESHKRFGGVVPEVASRHHVETITACIEEALAEAGIIEQDVTAVAVTYGPGLVGALLVGLAAAKSFAWAHHLPLIPVNHMAGHLMAAQNVENLEYPLLALLVSGGHTELVYVSEAGDYQIVGETRDDAVGEAYDKVGRVMGLTYPAGREIDELAHKGRDIYDFPRAMIKEDNLEFSFSGLKSAFINLHHNAKQKGEFLSKEDLAASFQAAVLDILMAKTKKALDKYPVKTLVVAGGVAANQGLRERLAAEITDIKVIIPPLRLCGDNAGMIAYASVSEWNNANLATLNLNAKPSLAFETMEE; from the coding sequence ATGGAAGATAGATATATTTTAGCTTTTGAAACGTCTTGTGATGAGACCAGCGTGGCGGTTCTGAAGAATGAGACTGAGCTTTTGAGCAATGTCATTGCCAGCCAGATTGAGAGTCATAAGCGTTTCGGCGGCGTGGTACCGGAAGTGGCCAGTCGCCACCATGTGGAAACTATCACGGCTTGCATTGAGGAAGCCTTGGCAGAAGCAGGCATTATCGAGCAAGATGTGACAGCCGTAGCTGTGACCTATGGACCTGGTTTGGTGGGGGCTCTTTTGGTTGGATTGGCGGCTGCCAAGTCCTTTGCGTGGGCACATCATTTACCACTTATTCCTGTCAATCACATGGCGGGACATCTAATGGCTGCTCAGAATGTCGAGAACTTAGAATATCCTCTTTTAGCACTACTAGTCAGCGGAGGGCATACAGAGTTGGTTTATGTTAGCGAAGCCGGTGATTATCAGATTGTAGGGGAAACACGTGATGACGCGGTCGGAGAAGCCTATGATAAAGTTGGTCGTGTGATGGGTTTGACTTATCCAGCAGGGCGTGAGATAGATGAATTGGCCCATAAAGGACGGGATATTTATGATTTTCCGCGGGCTATGATCAAGGAAGACAATCTAGAATTTTCATTTTCTGGTCTCAAATCAGCCTTTATTAATCTACATCATAATGCCAAGCAAAAAGGTGAGTTTCTTTCCAAGGAAGATCTGGCAGCTAGTTTTCAAGCTGCTGTTTTAGATATTCTCATGGCAAAGACAAAGAAGGCTTTGGATAAATATCCTGTCAAGACCTTGGTGGTTGCGGGTGGTGTTGCAGCTAATCAAGGCTTACGTGAACGTTTAGCAGCTGAAATAACAGATATTAAAGTTATCATACCGCCTTTGCGTCTCTGTGGGGACAATGCAGGAATGATTGCTTATGCCAGTGTCAGTGAGTGGAACAACGCCAATCTTGCAACATTAAATCTGAATGCCAAGCCAAGTCTGGCGTTTGAGACAATGGAAGAATAA
- a CDS encoding helix-turn-helix domain-containing protein translates to MIDKMELGEFYRELRVARGVKQNEVACEGLTASQLSKFELGQSMLSADKLFLAIEGINMTFAEFAYKLNSYQESQHVQLGHQVVDLFVHQDKDGLEDLLHKVQEKVSSQQYIRLNKIVIQNALHSLDSSYILKEEDKQFITAYLFAIDSWTWFELYLFCNAMPFLENQDLIFLSTSLMEKSKEFKELVYNQIYMKSCFLNVISEMMERELYQYISIFESELEKLLTPYDVFEKLLLQFLRKINIYLQTGGENQKEIEDFIQSLKVLDNPQLIALLTLKLQQYEKLLKTEDNRTENNNIHDNSE, encoded by the coding sequence ATGATTGATAAAATGGAACTAGGTGAATTTTATAGAGAATTACGGGTAGCAAGAGGTGTGAAGCAAAATGAAGTTGCGTGTGAAGGACTGACAGCCTCACAGCTTTCTAAGTTTGAGTTAGGGCAATCTATGCTGTCGGCAGATAAATTATTTCTTGCCATTGAAGGAATCAATATGACATTTGCAGAGTTTGCATATAAACTCAATAGTTATCAAGAATCTCAACATGTTCAATTGGGACATCAAGTTGTTGATTTATTTGTTCATCAGGATAAAGACGGCTTGGAGGATCTGCTTCACAAAGTTCAAGAAAAAGTATCCTCTCAACAATATATCCGTCTGAATAAAATTGTGATTCAAAATGCCTTGCACTCCTTGGATTCTAGTTATATTTTAAAAGAAGAAGATAAGCAATTTATAACAGCTTATCTTTTTGCCATTGATTCATGGACTTGGTTTGAGCTCTATCTTTTCTGTAATGCTATGCCCTTTTTGGAGAATCAAGATTTAATTTTTCTTTCAACAAGTTTGATGGAGAAATCTAAGGAATTTAAAGAGTTAGTCTATAATCAAATTTATATGAAAAGTTGTTTCTTAAATGTCATTTCAGAAATGATGGAACGTGAACTCTATCAATACATCAGCATTTTTGAAAGTGAGCTAGAAAAGTTGCTGACACCCTACGATGTCTTTGAAAAATTACTTTTGCAATTTTTAAGAAAAATCAATATCTATCTTCAGACAGGAGGAGAAAATCAAAAAGAGATTGAAGATTTCATTCAATCTCTGAAAGTACTGGATAATCCGCAGTTAATAGCATTATTAACTTTGAAATTACAGCAATATGAAAAATTATTAAAAACAGAAGATAACAGGACAGAAAATAATAATATCCATGATAATAGTGAATAG
- a CDS encoding NAD(P)/FAD-dependent oxidoreductase — protein sequence MKHFDTIVIGGGPAGMMAAISSSFYGQKTLLLEKNKKLGKKLAGTGGGRCNVTNNGNLDDLMAGIPGNGRFLYSVFSQFDNYDIINFFTENGVKLKVEDHGRVFPATDKSRTIIEALEQKMKELGATIKTQTEVVSVKKNEDCFIIKSSKCMWSCDRLIVTTGGKSYPSTGSTGFGYEIARHFKHTITELEAAESPLLTDFPHKDLQGISLQDVTLSYDKHVITHDLLFTHFGLSGPAVLRLSSFVKGGETIYLDLLPQMSKQDLADFLEENREKSLKNALKASLPERLAEFFVQGFPEKVKQLTDRERNQLIRSIKALKISVTGKMSLAKSFVTKGGVSLKEINPKTLESKLVPGLHFAGEVLDINAHTGGFNITVALCTGWVAGSMHYE from the coding sequence ATGAAACACTTTGATACAATCGTTATCGGAGGTGGTCCTGCCGGCATGATGGCTGCCATTTCCAGTTCTTTTTATGGACAGAAAACCCTGCTCCTTGAAAAAAATAAAAAATTAGGTAAAAAACTAGCTGGAACAGGTGGCGGTCGCTGCAATGTGACTAATAACGGTAACTTGGATGACCTCATGGCTGGCATTCCTGGCAATGGTCGCTTCCTCTACAGCGTTTTCTCTCAATTTGACAATTATGATATCATCAACTTTTTTACAGAGAATGGTGTCAAACTCAAGGTCGAAGACCACGGTCGTGTTTTTCCAGCTACAGACAAGTCTCGGACGATTATTGAAGCCTTAGAACAAAAAATGAAAGAGCTAGGTGCTACAATTAAAACACAGACAGAAGTGGTTTCCGTAAAGAAAAATGAAGATTGCTTTATCATCAAATCAAGTAAATGCATGTGGAGCTGCGACCGCTTAATTGTCACAACAGGTGGCAAGTCCTATCCTTCAACTGGCTCTACCGGCTTTGGCTATGAGATTGCTCGCCATTTCAAACATACGATTACCGAGCTAGAAGCTGCTGAAAGCCCGCTTTTGACTGACTTCCCACACAAGGATTTACAAGGAATTTCCCTTCAAGACGTCACTCTCAGCTACGATAAACATGTCATCACTCACGACTTGCTCTTTACCCACTTTGGCCTATCCGGTCCGGCAGTTCTGCGCTTGTCTAGCTTTGTCAAAGGCGGCGAAACCATCTATCTAGATCTTCTGCCACAGATGAGTAAACAGGATTTGGCAGACTTTTTAGAAGAAAATCGGGAAAAATCCTTGAAGAATGCCTTGAAAGCCTCACTCCCTGAACGCTTGGCTGAATTTTTTGTTCAAGGCTTTCCTGAAAAAGTCAAACAGCTAACGGATAGAGAACGTAATCAACTCATCCGGTCCATCAAGGCTCTCAAAATCTCCGTGACTGGTAAAATGTCCCTTGCTAAGTCCTTTGTCACAAAAGGCGGAGTCAGTCTCAAAGAAATCAATCCAAAAACCTTAGAAAGCAAGCTCGTACCTGGTCTACATTTTGCTGGTGAAGTGTTAGATATCAATGCTCATACTGGCGGTTTTAACATCACCGTAGCTCTTTGTACCGGCTGGGTGGCAGGGAGTATGCATTATGAGTGA
- a CDS encoding MerR family transcriptional regulator translates to MYQIKEAAQLSGISVKTLHHYDKIGLLIPQKSENGYRVYSESDLERLQIILFYKYLGFSLKEIAELLSQQEQELLPHLNKQLQFLQQERKHLDTLISTLQKTIQAQKGERKMTTQEKFVGFTYQDHQNYRDQAVEKYGQAVIDEAASRQAGQEEQATEAFNQVFRNLAENLQVGLKVDAAENQVQAANLLQAIRTYGFDCSLEVFASIGKGYVANLEFKENIDKFGSGTAQYAAEVIAAYVRTNAE, encoded by the coding sequence ATGTATCAAATCAAAGAAGCTGCGCAGCTTTCTGGTATTTCTGTTAAAACGTTGCATCACTACGATAAAATTGGACTTTTGATTCCGCAAAAGTCTGAAAACGGGTATCGCGTTTATAGTGAGTCAGATTTGGAGCGGTTGCAAATTATTTTATTTTACAAATATCTTGGATTTTCTTTAAAGGAAATAGCAGAGCTGCTAAGTCAGCAAGAGCAGGAATTATTGCCTCACTTGAACAAACAATTGCAGTTTTTGCAGCAGGAAAGGAAACATTTAGATACCTTGATTTCTACCTTACAAAAGACAATTCAAGCGCAAAAAGGAGAAAGAAAAATGACAACACAAGAAAAATTTGTTGGATTTACCTATCAAGATCATCAAAACTATCGCGACCAAGCTGTCGAAAAATATGGGCAAGCTGTTATAGATGAAGCGGCAAGCAGACAAGCAGGTCAAGAGGAGCAAGCAACGGAAGCCTTTAATCAAGTATTCCGAAATTTGGCAGAAAATCTACAAGTAGGTTTGAAAGTAGATGCAGCAGAAAATCAAGTGCAAGCAGCTAATCTTTTACAGGCTATCCGAACTTATGGTTTTGATTGCTCGTTGGAAGTTTTTGCTTCTATCGGAAAAGGCTATGTGGCAAATCTTGAGTTTAAAGAGAATATTGATAAATTTGGTTCAGGTACAGCTCAGTACGCTGCAGAAGTGATTGCGGCTTATGTTCGAACCAATGCGGAATAA
- a CDS encoding AzlC family ABC transporter permease — MIGKNFKAGVKAAVPTALGYISIGLACGIIGASYVTPLEMALMSILVYAGSAQFAMLALLAIHAPVTAIVLTVFLINLRLFLLGLHTSTFFRHASLWQNIGIGILLTDETYGVLLSEHVHTKDISLQWMYGNNITSYLAWMIGTVVGTTLGSLLPNPEVFGLDFALVGMFIGIFSSQFLVMLHKTKLQKLIVILVVVALSFYALSMLVSSSLAVLMSTLLGCAVGVMLDDK, encoded by the coding sequence ATGATAGGAAAAAATTTTAAGGCTGGTGTTAAGGCAGCCGTGCCAACAGCTCTGGGTTATATTAGTATTGGGTTAGCCTGTGGCATTATTGGTGCTTCTTATGTCACTCCTCTTGAAATGGCACTGATGAGTATTCTTGTCTATGCAGGAAGTGCTCAGTTTGCTATGCTAGCGCTTCTCGCCATCCATGCACCGGTGACAGCTATTGTTCTGACAGTCTTTTTGATCAATTTGCGTCTATTTTTGCTGGGACTTCACACATCTACTTTTTTTCGACATGCAAGTCTATGGCAAAATATCGGTATCGGAATCCTTTTGACAGATGAAACATATGGCGTTTTACTAAGTGAGCACGTTCATACAAAGGATATTTCGCTTCAATGGATGTATGGAAATAATATAACAAGCTACCTTGCTTGGATGATAGGAACGGTGGTCGGAACGACATTAGGAAGTCTTTTGCCAAATCCAGAAGTGTTTGGCTTAGACTTTGCGCTTGTGGGCATGTTTATTGGTATTTTTTCTTCCCAATTTTTAGTGATGCTACATAAAACAAAACTTCAAAAACTAATCGTAATTTTGGTTGTGGTAGCTTTATCGTTCTATGCTTTAAGTATGCTTGTTTCTTCGTCTTTAGCTGTTCTAATGTCGACCTTATTAGGCTGTGCTGTGGGGGTAATGCTAGATGATAAATAA
- a CDS encoding glycerophosphoryl diester phosphodiesterase membrane domain-containing protein — MMKQRLDFHKLYYNLDKILFLFFIIFMVMEYLWLPFNSWAADSLLRLTGYQFLSYNNVLAVLSSNLLLTLAFIVLFLVNLLVAYFQVGLLFLGAHNLLTQQGSTLFAFTKKTVSDGFSLLKQVRPSKVAFVLLYIALLFPFIRKILKIYYLNKILIPNFIVSYLRDTYFLAGIGLALLVLLMLLIAVRLMFALPKILIENVSVGEAVRFSLEKTHKRLLFYSWHLFWIVTKSFLLFFAITIPLLCLQTYTDDQSNQTALIAGVVNYVLMKTTHYLMLTYFLVKFVAFLTEKRLCHSARRKLDRLYRWVVMSIAFLVFAAEGYSYLQIPLSNNPAVISHRGVSQANGVQNTIQSLEKTALLKPDYIEMDVQETKDGQFVMMHDANLSALTGVNAKPQDLTLTELTALDVTENGYRTKISSFDAYLKRANELGQRLLIEIKTSKKDSPDMMDRFLNKYGNTIKQYGHQMHSLDYKVINKVVKYDASIPTFFILPYNTIFPRTKASGYTMEYSTLDDNFIFKLWQTDKKLYDWTVNDENAISKSLRLGVDGIITDDVQLVQTAIKELQNNPKYADLLINQAFDFFNFT, encoded by the coding sequence ATGATGAAACAACGTTTAGACTTTCATAAGCTGTATTACAACCTTGATAAAATTTTATTTTTATTTTTTATCATTTTTATGGTAATGGAGTATCTCTGGTTACCTTTTAATTCCTGGGCTGCAGATTCTTTGCTGAGGCTGACAGGTTATCAATTTTTATCGTACAATAATGTCTTAGCGGTACTATCCAGCAATCTGTTGCTAACTCTAGCATTTATTGTATTATTTCTGGTGAACCTGCTAGTCGCTTATTTTCAGGTTGGTTTGCTCTTTTTAGGTGCTCATAATTTGCTGACTCAGCAGGGAAGTACACTTTTTGCATTCACTAAAAAAACAGTCTCTGATGGTTTTTCACTTTTAAAACAAGTTCGTCCCAGCAAAGTTGCATTTGTTTTATTGTACATTGCTTTGCTTTTTCCGTTCATTCGGAAAATCTTGAAAATTTATTATTTAAATAAAATTTTAATTCCGAATTTTATCGTGTCTTATTTACGAGATACTTACTTTTTAGCTGGAATTGGACTTGCTTTACTAGTATTGCTGATGCTGTTGATTGCTGTCCGTTTGATGTTTGCGTTACCAAAAATTCTGATTGAGAATGTCTCCGTCGGAGAAGCGGTTCGATTTAGTTTGGAAAAAACACATAAGCGTTTGCTGTTCTATTCTTGGCACTTGTTTTGGATTGTTACCAAGAGTTTTCTACTCTTTTTCGCTATAACGATTCCATTATTGTGCCTTCAAACTTATACGGACGATCAGTCCAATCAAACTGCGCTTATAGCCGGAGTTGTCAATTATGTGCTGATGAAAACGACTCACTATTTGATGTTGACCTATTTTTTAGTTAAATTTGTAGCTTTTTTGACAGAGAAAAGACTTTGTCACAGTGCACGCAGGAAGTTAGATCGACTCTATCGTTGGGTTGTTATGTCGATTGCTTTTTTAGTATTTGCAGCTGAGGGTTATAGCTATCTTCAGATTCCGTTGAGCAACAATCCTGCTGTGATTTCGCATCGTGGTGTTTCACAGGCAAACGGTGTCCAAAATACGATTCAATCGTTAGAGAAGACAGCCTTATTAAAGCCAGACTATATTGAAATGGATGTTCAAGAAACAAAGGATGGACAATTTGTCATGATGCATGATGCGAATTTATCTGCCTTGACTGGAGTCAACGCGAAGCCACAAGATTTGACGTTGACAGAATTAACAGCTTTGGATGTTACTGAAAATGGCTATCGTACAAAGATTTCGAGTTTTGATGCTTATTTAAAACGTGCTAATGAATTGGGTCAACGCTTGCTGATTGAAATAAAAACTAGTAAGAAAGATTCGCCTGATATGATGGATCGCTTTCTGAACAAATATGGGAACACCATTAAACAATATGGCCACCAAATGCATTCACTGGATTATAAAGTCATCAACAAAGTAGTTAAATATGATGCCAGCATTCCAACTTTTTTCATTCTCCCTTACAATACCATTTTCCCACGCACTAAGGCAAGTGGCTATACAATGGAGTACTCCACACTTGATGATAATTTTATTTTCAAGCTGTGGCAAACGGATAAGAAACTGTATGATTGGACGGTCAATGATGAAAATGCTATTTCAAAATCGTTGCGTTTAGGTGTAGATGGCATTATCACTGATGATGTGCAGTTGGTACAAACAGCTATTAAAGAATTGCAAAATAATCCTAAATACGCCGACTTGCTAATCAATCAAGCTTTTGACTTTTTTAATTTTACATAA
- a CDS encoding MFS transporter, which produces MNIFLSNRNFRQLSINEWISTFGDTVFYLAFINYVSSYAFAPLAILMITTSETLPQIMQIFTGVVADFQKNRIGKYSVLMFVKFVLYATVALILVGTKFSLVSVFLICLINFVSDTIGYFSSAMITPIYVKIINNDMTSALGFKQATANLVRVFGNLSGGALIGFINIGMFAGMNALTFLFAFFGILLIRTNLVRFEEQIEITQALDSKNFWKHLLDSLKILGSLGNIIKLIGILSINQAVINVTIPVTTLLLIKYPFAGLETGQSIAILTTVELIGIVCGNFLSGNVMKKMSTKTSVYLSQVMEFVILVGFLNNNFLVVLLAAFFNTFSIGILSPRLQQSVFRLVPEQSMGAVQSGISMLSIVLPGILSIVLVGIASSLGIVYVAVSLGVLLFLGMFLVYSIKNIAE; this is translated from the coding sequence TTGAATATTTTTCTTTCAAATCGAAACTTTAGGCAACTTTCAATAAATGAATGGATTTCTACATTTGGTGATACAGTTTTTTACTTAGCGTTTATCAATTATGTATCTTCTTATGCTTTTGCACCTCTTGCGATTCTTATGATTACAACATCTGAAACATTGCCGCAAATTATGCAGATATTCACAGGAGTTGTAGCGGATTTTCAAAAGAATCGGATTGGAAAGTACTCTGTTTTGATGTTTGTTAAGTTTGTCCTGTACGCAACTGTAGCATTGATACTGGTCGGGACAAAATTTTCACTTGTTTCTGTTTTTCTTATTTGCCTCATCAATTTTGTATCGGATACGATTGGTTATTTTTCAAGTGCTATGATAACGCCTATTTATGTAAAAATTATTAACAATGATATGACATCTGCGTTAGGTTTTAAGCAAGCGACAGCAAATTTAGTTCGTGTCTTTGGTAATCTAAGCGGAGGCGCTTTGATTGGTTTTATCAATATTGGGATGTTTGCTGGGATGAACGCCTTAACTTTTTTATTTGCGTTTTTTGGTATCTTATTGATTAGAACAAATCTTGTTCGTTTTGAAGAACAGATTGAAATTACGCAGGCTTTAGATAGCAAAAATTTTTGGAAACATTTGCTGGATTCTTTAAAGATTTTAGGAAGCCTTGGAAATATTATTAAACTGATTGGGATTTTATCCATCAATCAAGCTGTCATAAATGTAACGATTCCTGTGACGACGCTTTTGTTAATAAAGTATCCTTTCGCTGGTTTAGAAACTGGTCAATCCATAGCTATCTTAACAACAGTTGAATTGATTGGTATAGTGTGCGGTAATTTCCTAAGTGGCAATGTGATGAAAAAAATGTCAACAAAAACAAGTGTTTATCTTAGCCAAGTGATGGAATTCGTGATTTTAGTCGGATTTTTGAACAATAATTTTCTAGTTGTCTTACTTGCTGCTTTTTTCAATACATTTTCAATTGGAATACTAAGCCCTCGTCTTCAACAATCTGTTTTTAGATTAGTACCGGAGCAATCAATGGGTGCTGTACAGTCTGGGATTAGTATGCTCAGTATTGTTTTACCAGGAATTTTATCTATAGTACTTGTTGGGATAGCAAGTAGTCTGGGGATAGTATATGTTGCTGTATCATTAGGAGTTCTATTATTTTTAGGAATGTTTTTAGTTTATTCAATAAAGAATATTGCTGAATAG
- a CDS encoding AzlD domain-containing protein produces MINNYIFAAILFSALVTWLSRITPFILVKYRGLPKIVERFLQYLPISIIFALILSSITNGKIGQFPTFKWLDLIAVFPTIYVAFRYRNLVVTVIFGVILVAGLRFMFL; encoded by the coding sequence ATGATAAATAATTATATTTTTGCTGCCATTCTTTTCTCAGCTTTGGTGACATGGTTATCCCGAATTACTCCATTTATATTGGTGAAATATCGTGGTTTGCCTAAGATTGTAGAACGGTTTTTACAGTATTTACCAATTTCTATTATTTTTGCTTTAATTTTATCCAGCATTACAAATGGGAAGATAGGGCAGTTTCCAACCTTCAAATGGCTAGATTTAATAGCTGTTTTTCCAACAATTTATGTTGCTTTTCGCTATCGTAACTTAGTGGTGACCGTGATTTTTGGTGTGATATTGGTAGCTGGTCTGCGATTTATGTTTTTATGA